The window TGCGAGCCGACATCAATTCGTTTCTGGGACATTCGGCCTAGGCTAGGCTACTCAATAAATAACTGAGGCCCCTCTTTAACGATTTCCACATATAAGCAACAACATGTATAGAAAGTGAGTGTAGGCCAAAAAAGGTACATTTAACCCTCATACTACTGATTAGGGTCTTTTTTTTAATCATAacccaaatgtttttttttttaattcttcaaatTTTTCATGACTTTGTCAACCAACTTGATCAAAATCATTATTTAATGTTTCTGtactttaaaaaaatctaatCTGCTGGGGCAATTTTGCCCCCAGCCCAAAACACTAATTCTGCCTATAGTAATTTGATAGATATGACCTTTATTTGAATTTAGGTTTCTTTGGAGACATAATAACAAGTTATCCATAccaccagagggtggagggggacctgtatcAGTTATTTTGACCAGATAGACAGATAATCTGTAGAGATATAGGTCTCCATGTACTTGCCTGAGATTGTACTTTTCTATACAACATCGTATGgctgtgtacaaaaccaaaaacaACCTTATTTTTGTGCCTTCTGGTTTCTCTGGAGACATAATATTAAATTATACATATCctcagagggtggagggggacctgttgGAGTGATCTTGGCCTGATAGACAGATCACCTGCAGAAATGGAGAACCTAATGTACTTGCCTATGGTTATAACTATGTATGAACGTGTACAAAATCAAAAATGACCTTAGATATATGTTTAGTTACAGTCAAAACAGCTCATAAAAGTCTGTctgtggtatgaatactaggtagaactgtaatacaGAAAACAGCTACCCTCTGAATGTGTACATAGTGCTGTATTGGTGTGTATTAGCAGTGCTGGCTCATTCAATATTGTCCAATATATTCAATATGTGCAACTTGTGATGCGGCTACAGGCCTTAACACTTGCGGCTACAGGCCTTAACACTACGTTATGCGGCTACAGGCCTTAACACTTGTTGTCAGCAGTATTTACATTGATCAGGAGTGACATGAGCTGCACAACATGATACCAGACGCTAGTTATGAAGCCAAGAGCTACAGAACTGTTACATCCAATAATTACTCATTTGACTATAATTTAACAAGACTTAAAGAGCTCACAATATGCACTGTCCGGGTCTGGAGGATATAAAACCAAATTCTAAGGCCTATAGTATGCATGTGCGTATCCCACACAGCAGATGGCAGCACAACGCAAACTGTTCAGTAAATCTGACTGACGGAACCGAACATGCATAGTAGTAGAAACATTAGCGAACAGCTGATACAATGGCGCCACTGGACCTGGATAAATACGCGGAGATTGCCAAGCAGTGTAAATATTTACCTGAAAACGACCTCAAGGTGAGAATCAATGCCTTAGCAATGGCAATCACCTCTAAAAATAACCCTGATGAGCAGCACGCATAGAAGCCTACTTATCAGATATGAGCAACAGCCAAATCAGTATCACTTCTAATCATATCAAAGCATCCTGACCTGAAATCACAGACTGTGATGCCATAGCCTAGAATTATAATTCAACGGATGCCATCATCATGCTTGACGAAATGATTGGTATGAGAGTGTTATTTACAGTAGCTTAGTTGTCACTTGTGAATTTCTCTACTATGCCATTCATTCATTAAACGATTGCATGACACATCACATTGAAGTCTCTGAAACTGTTACATTAGGCTTCTTATTCTTACCAAGTGTGGGTTTTTCCTCAGAGGTTATGTGATTATGTATGTGACCTATTGCTGGAGGAATCCAATGTCCAGCCTGTGTCCACCCCTGTGACTGTGTGTGGAGATATACATGGACAGGTAGGCTACTTTATTGACCATCACAGCTTTACAGCAACATTGCTAGATATTTGTGTTTGAAGCTGATggattttacatttattttcagTAGTTATGAAGTTAACTTGGTTGTTTCTTCTTCTTTCAGTTTTATGATCTGTGTGAACTCTTCAGAACCGGAGGACAGGTCCCAGACACAAACTATATTTTCATGGTTGGTTAAAACTCAACTATTCTCCTCTTGTCCACTCCCATTTATCTTAATTGATTTGACTGTTATTGTTTTTTCATGTTTACAACGTCCATCAAGAATCACCCCATCATGATTTGGTGTCTGTGTCTCTACAGGGTGACTTTGTTGACCGGGGATATTACAGCTTGGAGACATTCACATACCTGCTGGTGTTAAAAGCCAAATGGCCTGACCGCATCACGCTTTTAAGAGGAAACCACGAAAGCAGACAAATAACCCAAGTATATGGCTTTTATGGTGAGATTTTCATTACTTCACCATATCCAGCCCAACCAAATGTTGCAATAATAGGCTACATTAGTAGTTATCGTTCAATCCAAACCATTGACTCCAGGTGCACTGGTTGTAAATGGGATGTCCCCGGTCTATTTTTCCTTTCAGATGAATGCCAAACCAAATATGGAAATGCCAATGCCTGGCGCTACTGTACCAAAGTGTTTGATATGTTAACAGTTGCAGCGGTGAGTACAACTCTATTGCTTTGTATTTCtgatttcctgcagtcaaatccCCCATGTCACAATTTTAGCATATCAAGCCAACATGGAGATGATTACACATGAGCCTTAAGAAATGTTCTACTATCACAGTTATTCTAATGCTGTACTTTGGTTGTTTTCTTGTGCCAGCTGATGGATGAGCAGATTCTGTGTGTTCATGGGGGCCTCTCCCCAGACATAAAGACCCTGGACCAAATCAGAACCATTGAGCGGAACCAGGAGATCCCCCACAAGGGAGCATTCTGTGACCTTGTCTGGTCAGACCCCGAGGACGTCGACACCTGGGCCATCAGCCCCAGGGGAGCTGGGTGGCTGTTTGGTGCAAAGGTCACCAATGAGGTAAGATTAGTCTTGTTCACCACTGATTAGAGATGCACACTGCAGTACATACATTGTCAATTTCACACAGCAATATATATGAAATGGATAATAGTCATGTTTTATTTTTCACATTCATCTCACtctctttatttttttgtttatatATCCCTCGATGTGCAGTTTGTTCACATCAACAACTTGACGTTGATCTGTCGGGCACATCAACTAGTCCATGAAGGTTACAAGTTCATGTTTGATGAGAAGCTGGTCACAGTCTGGTCAGCTCCTAACTACTGCTATCGCTGTGGCAACATTGCCTCCATCATGGTCTTCAAAGACGCCAATACAAGGGAGCCCAAACTGTTCCGGGCGGTGCCCGACTCGGAGAGAGTCATTCCACCCAGAACAACGACACCATATTTCCTGTAAACACTGCACTAACTATCATCATCTTTGGCCGCACTGTTATCAAGCACCACATTTGTAATGCATCACATACAGTGGAGCGACAACAACTCCCGTTGAAGTGACACTACTGATTATGTCATTCATAttttaccagtggaggctgctgaggggaggacggctcataagaatggctggaatggagccaATGGAATGGtgtcaaccacatggaaaccacatgtttgataccattccattgactccattccagccattcttATGAGCCATCGTCCCATCAGTAGCCTCCACTGTATTTTACTGTAGGCTACAGcactgtgtgtttttgtgtctgcTGTAGCTCTGTGTGCCAACACGTGTGTTCACACAGAAGTACTCTATCAAGTAATGCCACTACTCTGTTTCAAATGTTTTAGGTGATAGCAGTGTCAATATTTAATGTTTTTATCAAACACATGTTAGATTTAATGAATCATGGTAGATTACAATAAGAACACGTGAAGTGAAACAGGAACACTTATTTTAGCCACTTTACAGGGAGAGGTCACCGTTTCAGTTTGACTTCGGTCTTTTTGCAACCTATTAGGAATATACTGTAGAAGATGTTATTTGTCAGATGTtagtttttatttttgtaatgtATATTTATTGAATTTCATGCATCGTgtagatatatatacagtataaagcACTCAAATTAGAAATATGTTTAAATGAGAATTTACTCATGCACTTGACTTAGTTGTCTTATGTAGTCTTATAATAAAGCTATAAGCCTGATAATTGAGGTGAGAAATTATTATAATGAACATCACTGATCTAAAACATATAGATAGGTTCTGTGATGGAAAATTGTATGTTGGTGCTTTTCTATTTATCAATTTctgtgtttgtgcttttctacaaaccaatttctgtgttcatgcaagtgactgattgaaaGAATCCTCACTGTTAGTGTctacaatttggcagtacgcccagacccTTGTTTAGAGAAagggatatctcagtttcaaggtctcagcttagagagaagaagccttgtgaggtattagtctgtcacatgcatgacccagtattggtcagtcacatgAATGAAATAAATGTGATTCATTAATTATGAATAAGCTAAATCAGGACTGCCCCGTTAGAGCTCCTGACAAACGTTCACGATGGTGCATCAActttgttggaacctctccagcaagCTGATAAAAACAaggattcatttaagattgacttcgagtgtccctgtgtaagaatttccacaacaGTTAATATGTCTGTAGATAACCTGATTCAGCAGTAAGCCTGGCTGTGGTTATTTGTGGGAACTGTCTGTGATACAGAATGAGCTTGTGAGCTCGTAGGCTATCAAAATGAGGGATGATGCTATTACTGTAAATCATTAAATATGTAGAAATACTATCAATGGATCTTATGTTCACAGAGAAATGTCATTTtcacatcaaatcaaaatgtattggtcacatacacatatttagcagatgttattacaggtgtagcaaaatgcttgtgttcctagctccaacagagcagttgtatctaacagtgcagtagtatctaaaacaattcacaacaacacacacaaatggaattaagaaatatataaatattagatccagcaatgtcggagtggcatagactaaaatacagtagaatagaatacagtatatacatatgagatgagtaagcAGTATGTAAATAtgatttaaacattattaaagcgaCTAGTGTTccgttattaaagtggccagtaatTCCAAGTCTATggatatagggcagcagcctctaaggtgcatggttgcataaccgggtggaagccggctagtgatagctgtttaacagtccgatggccttgagatagaagatgtttttcagtctctcggccccagctttgatgcacctgtactgacctcgccttctgggtgacagcggggtgaacaggccgtggctcgggtggttgttgtccttgatgatttttttggccttcctgtgacagtgctgtaggtgtcctggagggcaggtagtttgtccccggtgatgcattgggcagagcgcaccaccttctggagagcccAGCGGTTGCGGGCGGTGAATTTGTCGTACCATaaagtgatacagcccaacaggatgctctcaattgtgcatctgtaaaagtttgtgagggttttaggggccaagccaaatttattcaaactcctgagtttgaagaggcactgttgcgccttcttcaccacactgtctgtgtgggtggaccatttcagattgtcagtgatgtgtacgcagaggaacttgaagctttctacCTTTTCCTCTgcggtcccgttgatgtggataggggtgtgctccctctgctgtttccagaagtccacaatcagctacTTTGTTtagttgatgttgagtgagaggttcttttctggcaccactctccctctcctcctccctgtaggctgtctcgtcattgttggtaatcaggcctactactgttgtgtcatctgcgaacttgatgattgagttggaggcgtgtgtggccactcagtcatgggtgaacagggagtacaggagggggctaaacacgcacccttgtgggggccctgtgttgaggatcagcgaagtggaggtgttgtttcctaccttcaccacctggtgggaggcccatcaggaagtccaggacccagttgcacatggCAGGGTTCACACCCAGGGCCaacgagcttaatgatgagcttggagggtactgctgagctatagtcaatgaacaatgaacagcattcttacatattgATTCCTCTTTTCAAGATGGAACAGGGCAGTTTGCAGTGTGATtgcaattgcatcgtctgtggatctattggggtggtaagcagaTTGAAGAGGgtttagggtgtcaggtaaggtagagcctcttaaagcacttcatgatgacagaagtgagtactACTGGACgatagtcattcagttcagttacctttgctttcttggatacaggaacaatggtggacatcttgaagcaagtggggatagcagactgggatagggaaagattgaatatgtccgtaaacactccagccagctggtctgggaATGCtttgaggatgcggctagggatgccgtctgggccggcaaccTTGCCAGGGTTAACacttttaaatgtcttactcacgtcggccacggagaaggagagcccacagtccttggtagcgggccacgtcggtggcactgtgttatcctcaaagcgggcgaagaaggtgtttagcaagacgttggtgtccgcgatgtggctggttttccctttgctGTCCTTGATTGttagtagaccctgccacatactcgtgtctgagccgttgaattctAACtcaactttgtctctgtactgacgttttgcctgtttgattgccttacggagggattAACTACACTGTTTGCATTTGgctatattcccagtcaccttgtcattggtaaatgcggtggttcgcgttttcagttttgcgcgaatgctgccatctatccacggtttctgggtTAGGTAGGTTTTAAGAGTCAcaatgggtacaacatctcctatacacttctggataaactcagtcaccgtatccgtgTATTGGTCAATGTTATTCGTCAATGTTattcccggaacatatcccagtctgcgtgatcaaaacaatcttgaagcatggattccgattggtcaggccagcgttgaatagaccttagcacggatACTTCTTGTTTGAGTTTAtacctataggaagggaggagcaaaatggattTGTGataagatttgccaaatggagggcgggggagggccttgtaggcatttcgAAAAGTTGATCAGAGCGAGTACAACAGTCAATGTGATGGTAGAAGTTCTACCGTACTataagtccactccgaatacctcttctccactggcggttttggagcagcctctggaataagttcaattgccctggggggtacgaacaaaggatatCATTCGGGAAAATCGTATtactggtcgtaatgctggtgagttaccgccactCTGATATACCAACAAAAATACAAGGCtgaatgtaataacacaaaaaacattctggggtaataatgtaagaaataacacacacaacaacaaaaaacctgcaaagttgcttaggagctaggaGCAGAGCTGCCATATCTGTCTGTGCCATTTTATGCACACACAGGTGTAATCCCCCCAGTGTCCATCGCCCTGTTTTAGTTGACTGACATGAAGTAGAGTGAATATTTTTCACACCTCGCTTTTAGATGCAGTCTAAATAAGAGAAAGAGGGCTGGCAGGTAGGATTTACTTTCTCCCTGTCTCCggcccacactccagtacagtaggtggcaggAATGCTCCATAACGTTGGATAACAACCCCCGATAAATCCCACAAACAAAGAAgaataacaccaccaccaccaccaccaccaccaccaccaccaccaccactaccacccccccccccccccccctctctcatcggATATGTCAAATGAACATGGACCCATATGAAACGTCAGCACAGTGAGTGTAGTAGCAGTTTACGTATTGATGTTAGCGAGCTAGCCTAGTAAAATACAGTCCAGACATAGAAAGACATTTGTCGTAAAGCAGTATATTTGTAGAGTTATTACATTGGGAAACGGTAGAGTTTATATTCGTTGCAGAGAATACGTTTAACACAATGGACTTCACTTGGATTGTTTTACTTTCTCGAAGTTCATACGGTAAGAGATTCCATTGattagctagctactgttagctagagGATAACAGTAACCATAACAGCGTCAGCTATACTAGCTAGCCATCTTCATTGTTGAAACCATCTGTCTTTTCATGATCAAGTCGTGAACAGTTAACTAAACTGGGACTGACGGATTTCTTAAATCTCGAAATGTTGAAATATTTACAGAATTATAATGAACTATTCAGTTAGCTATCTAGTTGGCAAACTGCTAACTGTAGCTAATTTGTAGCGAGCAGCCATTGCCAACACTGTGAGTAGCTAGCTACATCGTCTCTCATCTTATTATCCAGCTAAAATATCATTAGCCTCTTTTAGATGTCTCTTTTAGCAAACTTACTAGTTAAACCTGCAGTCACGTATCTGTCAACTGATCTGGTGACATGTCAAATCATAAGGGCGGCACAAAAGGACTATCTGCAACCAAGTTTTTCCAACTACCAGGAAACATGCATCACTCATTATATCCTCATTCCACATCTCTAATAGTAATAGTCTTCATGCTGATTACTGTGAcactctctctgttgtctgtttCAGATTGAAGGAGGAATGACAATGACAGTTCCCTTGCCTGTGAGAGGAGGCTACACTGGAATACAGCTGTTCTGTGACCAAAACAAGGGACCTTGAAGAACCACAGCCTGTGTGACAGAGGACTTGCATTGTGGAGTTTTTTGGGAGAGTAGCAAGCAGTACACTTGGGTAAAGAAACACTAAGGCAAGGTGGAGATGTTTGCCAAACTGAAAAAGAAGATTGCtgaggaggcagccacagcccccCGGACCGGAGTCCGCATGCTTCGCTCCTACAGCAAAGAGTCCATTACGTCAGTGGGGGCAGACTCGGGGGATGATTTTGTAAGTACCAGTTTTGTTACCTCACTGTCACTCTGTCCATGCCAGTCATCTTTTGAACCCACCAAGAGTAGTTGGTCACATGATACGAAACACAATCACACACGATTCTGTTCGCTTAAGAAGTTTTCCAGAGCTATTCTATAAAGGAGGCATCATGGAAGAGAAGGGAGGTTTCTTTTAAATTATTACTTTTGGCCTCTAATTTTATTAGGCTTTAACTTTGCACTTATGAAATGCAAACAATGATAATTTTTTATCCTGTACACTCTTTCAATTCAACATAGGCTATTGTATTATTATATTACAGTTCTCTCCGTGTTTAGAGATATTCTGAGGCCCCTCCCAGACAGTAATGGCCCAGGCCCTCCATTAGTGTTTCTCTCTGTGGCCTGGTAAAAGCATTTCAGTGGCTCTCTCCTATGTAATGGAGCCCCTGGGACTGTCATGATGCTGTAAGTCACCATATACATGGAGCATATCAGATATCCCCTGTACCGTGATGTCAATAGCCCTACATTTTATGAGATCAATATCTAATAATGGCTTTATGAATTTCAGCAAAATTGTAGGCCTAATGTACAAGACTTACATTATGCAGAGCCAGGGAAAGAGCAGTAAAGTCATTTGCTGCATTTCTAAGTTTGTCCTTTATTAACGAGTAGCCCTGCCTATATTTTGATGACATTGTCTTTTGGATTATGAGTTAGGTCTGTGAGTCAGCTAGCTTATTGTTATATGGTTGGGTGTGTCTGGAGATTGGCATCCAGAAGCCAGTGGATGCCACGGTGTAGTGTAAATATACAAGTACGATACGACCGCTCTTTTGTAAATGATGACATGAATTCTAAAATTGTAGGCGCAAACCTGTGTAACCTGAAGCCATGCTCGGGTGTCTGCTCTGCAATGCTCTGTTCACTTGACCGCACATGACACATATAACACacaggcacaccagtttgtgtTGAACTGCAATGTTGCTGGGttgttcacgctcaacagtttcccgtgtggatCAAGAATAGTCCATCTCGCAAATGACTTCCAGCCAACTGtgcgaagcattggagtcaataagGGCCAGCatgcctgtggaacactttcgacaccttgtagagtccatgccctgacgaaattagtctgttttgagggcaaaagggggggggggggggcaactcaatattaggaatgtgttcctaatgtttggtatagtcaGTGTTGATCTTCTCAGTGTGATATTTCATAGACTCTACAACACCCACAACGTAGATGTTTCTAGTACCTGCTGACCCATTACTATGGAAGCTCCAGTGTGACCTGCTGAGTTGCTGTGCTGATGAGGATccctctgttctgtgtgtttgtgttgacctCCAGGCCTCTGATGGCAGTAGCTCCAGGGATGACCTCTCCTCCCAGATCCTCAGAAGGAATGATCAGATTCGCAAGCTGGAGGCCAAACTATCAGGTAAAACATGTTTGTATTGAGCCAGTATAAACAGAGTAAGATGAGGTGGCCTACACACTGATCTAAGATTAGTTTTACATTTCCCCATTCaatagttaaggttaggtttgGTGGTGGATAAGCTGATTTTAGATCTGTGTCTAATGTATTTAGAGACAACTTCTACCCAGAGCAGTTCACTCAGGTCAAAGGTCACATAACCCACGGGTGATGTCTGGTTTCAGACCTCCAAGGTCTTTGTTCTCAACACTGACCCTCATAAGGTATGATGGGGGTAACTCTTACAATGTTTCTTTATTCTTTACCACATTCCCATTCGGTGAACGTTAAGAGCAAATGCCATGGCTTTTAGTCTACCTTTGGGTGTTCTGTGTGTCTTCTCTCCCAGATTAATGTGATAGCTACTCCTCCCtcagatgtggtgtgtgtgtgacccctTAGAAGAGGTTAAAAGTTGCACGTCCTCATGCAGCGTCTTAACCAGGATGGATTACTCATCTAAGAAAATCATTGTTTTCTTTCCTTTTGTATGCCTCTCTTCATTTATTCTATTCCTACTCCTCCCTGTCCCTTTACCCTTTACTCTCATACACCCATCCCCCTTTcctgggtgtgtgtgtacttgtgtgtttctgtgatgttGGTATCCCATCACCCCACCTCCTGCCAATAGACTACGCTGAGCAGCTCCGACTTATGCAGAAGACCAAGGACAAGCTTGAAATTGCATTAGAAAAACATCAGGATTGTACGTACCTTTATTCTCCTCCCATTTTGCTTCCTTTCTGTCTCATTTGTTTGTCTGCTAGCTGGGGTAATGGTCACCCGAAGCACCATCAGTCGCTCGCGGAGGGGTTGAGAATCATGCTGTCACTTCTATAGCTTTCCATATAAACAAATAAATTGATGAAACCAAGGACTTACATGCTTGTTCATATATAATTGTTTATAAATGTTTGTGGCACTcagcagcgttacagttcttgacacaaaccggttggcctggcatctactaccatatcccgttcaaaggcacttaaatcttttgtcttgtccatccaccctctgaatgacacgcatacacaatccatgtctccaaTTATCTCAAGCCTTAAAAATCTgtctaacctgtcttctccccttcatctttactgatttgaagtggattttacaagtgacatcagtaagggatcatagctttcacctggattcacctggtcagtgtgtCATGAAAAGAGCGtgcgttcttaatgttttgtatactccgtGTAAGTCCAGGTGGGATGTCTGTGTTGGCCATGCTTAGATGCACAGCTTGCCTTTGCTTCTGGGGAACACTTAGTTTGGCATACTGGACACATTCTATGGTCAATTTTACCACCCTTTCTCAGCTAGCAGCTACTAACCACTGACAATTCCACAACCAGCTGTTTGAACCAAGCCATCTTTGGCTAGCCTGTTGTGTTCATCCTCtttcgtgtctgtctgtctttctttcactATCCAGCCTCCATGAGGAAACTGCAGGACCAGAATGAGACTCACCAGGCCAATAGAGCCAAAATGGCCGAAGGCATGGCTTTGGCACTGGACAAGAAGGATCAGGTGAGCATCATATCCTTTGCACCACAAGGCattcatttgtgtgtgtttatacttaGATTAATTCCTGTCTTTGTCTGTAGGAATGGATGGAAAGGATATCTACGCTGGAGCAGGTACGCTAACATCTAAACTGCATTCTAACATCTAACAAAAGTTATAGGTTCtcattcagccagtcagtct is drawn from Salvelinus fontinalis isolate EN_2023a chromosome 4, ASM2944872v1, whole genome shotgun sequence and contains these coding sequences:
- the LOC129853418 gene encoding serine/threonine-protein phosphatase 6 catalytic subunit-like isoform X2; translated protein: MAPLDLDKYAEIAKQCKYLPENDLKFYDLCELFRTGGQVPDTNYIFMGDFVDRGYYSLETFTYLLVLKAKWPDRITLLRGNHESRQITQVYGFYDECQTKYGNANAWRYCTKVFDMLTVAALMDEQILCVHGGLSPDIKTLDQIRTIERNQEIPHKGAFCDLVWSDPEDVDTWAISPRGAGWLFGAKVTNEFVHINNLTLICRAHQLVHEGYKFMFDEKLVTVWSAPNYCYRCGNIASIMVFKDANTREPKLFRAVPDSERVIPPRTTTPYFL
- the LOC129853418 gene encoding serine/threonine-protein phosphatase 6 catalytic subunit-like isoform X1; the encoded protein is MAPLDLDKYAEIAKQCKYLPENDLKRLCDYVCDLLLEESNVQPVSTPVTVCGDIHGQFYDLCELFRTGGQVPDTNYIFMGDFVDRGYYSLETFTYLLVLKAKWPDRITLLRGNHESRQITQVYGFYDECQTKYGNANAWRYCTKVFDMLTVAALMDEQILCVHGGLSPDIKTLDQIRTIERNQEIPHKGAFCDLVWSDPEDVDTWAISPRGAGWLFGAKVTNEFVHINNLTLICRAHQLVHEGYKFMFDEKLVTVWSAPNYCYRCGNIASIMVFKDANTREPKLFRAVPDSERVIPPRTTTPYFL